In a genomic window of Pelotomaculum thermopropionicum SI:
- the RnhA gene encoding ribonuclease HI: protein MKVFVNIDGGSRGNPGPAAAAMVVTDEEGRVLATKSKFLGPSLTNNFAEWSALEGAVNALVHLAGQYGSLEAEVRADSELVVRQFNRQYKIKEPSLRKIAERVWENLAITPGLKLTLKHVPREENKLADDAVNRELDSYQEWLDKVR, encoded by the coding sequence CTGAAAGTATTTGTGAATATAGATGGAGGGAGCCGCGGCAACCCCGGCCCTGCGGCGGCCGCAATGGTCGTCACCGATGAGGAGGGCAGGGTGCTGGCTACCAAAAGCAAGTTCCTGGGCCCGTCGCTGACCAACAATTTTGCCGAGTGGAGCGCCCTGGAAGGGGCGGTGAACGCCCTGGTCCACCTGGCAGGCCAGTACGGCAGCCTGGAAGCGGAGGTGAGGGCGGACAGCGAGCTGGTGGTGCGCCAGTTCAACAGGCAGTATAAAATCAAGGAGCCTTCTTTAAGGAAGATTGCAGAAAGAGTGTGGGAGAACCTTGCCATTACGCCCGGCCTGAAGTTGACCTTAAAGCATGTTCCCAGGGAGGAGAATAAGCTGGCCGACGATGCCGTCAACCGTGAGCTTGACAGTTACCAGGAGTGGCTGGATAAAGTAAGGTAG
- a CDS encoding hypothetical protein (containing partial COG3695, predicted methylated DNA-protein cysteine methyltransferase) — protein sequence MQAFLFRVRPGWMAGAWSESGLVALTLPQPSQKAALLELGNGLRTSPCSLAAATALDGRVQELIDEMERYFRGEKVTFSAAVDWSGYTPFQRRVLEVTRAIPYGEVRSYGQIARQAGSPKGARAVGGVMRANRTPLVVPCHRVIASTGSLGGFGGGLQMKKYLLTLEKVQGREGPVDFSIPVG from the coding sequence ATGCAGGCGTTTTTATTTCGCGTCCGGCCCGGCTGGATGGCCGGGGCCTGGTCGGAATCAGGGCTGGTTGCCCTGACGCTGCCGCAGCCCAGCCAAAAGGCCGCGCTCCTAGAACTGGGCAACGGGCTGCGGACTTCCCCCTGTTCCCTGGCTGCCGCAACAGCTCTTGACGGCCGGGTGCAGGAGCTGATTGATGAAATGGAACGTTATTTCCGGGGCGAAAAGGTAACATTTTCGGCGGCGGTGGACTGGTCGGGCTACACCCCGTTCCAGCGGCGGGTGCTGGAAGTAACCAGGGCCATACCTTACGGCGAGGTCCGCTCCTACGGCCAGATCGCCCGGCAGGCAGGATCCCCTAAAGGAGCGCGGGCGGTAGGCGGCGTCATGCGGGCCAACCGTACCCCCCTGGTGGTCCCCTGCCACCGGGTAATTGCTTCCACCGGCTCTCTGGGCGGTTTCGGCGGTGGCCTTCAGATGAAAAAATACCTTTTAACACTTGAAAAAGTGCAGGGGAGGGAAGGCCCGGTTGACTTTTCAATACCGGTGGGGTAA